In Parus major isolate Abel chromosome 3, Parus_major1.1, whole genome shotgun sequence, the following are encoded in one genomic region:
- the MRPL33 gene encoding 39S ribosomal protein L33, mitochondrial isoform X2, with the protein MAKSKSKYILVRMKSAAETGYCFNIRRLRLQEKLVLLRYDPIAKQRVLFTEKRKIRSV; encoded by the exons A TGGCCAAGAGCAAATCTAA ATACATTCTGGTGAGGATGAAGAGTGCTGCAGAGACAGGCTACTGCTTCAACATCAGGAGACTCCgactgcaggaaaagctggtCTTACTGAGATACGATCCCATTG CAAAACAGCGTGTCCTCttcacagagaagagaaaaatccgTTCTGTGTGA